The segment CGATCGAGCAGGAAGGGACCTACCCTCTGCCGGAGGCGCAGATCGACCGCTTCATGTTCAAGCTCAAAATAGGGTACCCGTCGCCCGCCGAGGAACGGGAGATCATGGATCGCAACACCGGCGCTCCGATGGCGCCCGTGCAGAAAGTGGTCTCGCCGGCGGATATTATCAGGGCGCGCTCGGTGCTGCGCCAGGTTTATGTCGACGACAAAGTGAAGGAGTATATTGTCAACGTGACTTTTGCGACCCGCGAGCCGGAAAAATACGGCCTGGCCGATATCAAAGATCTTATCGCTTATGGCGGCTCGCCCCGCGCGACTATCTATCTGAATCTCGGCGCGAAGGCGCACGCTTTTGTTCGGGGACGCGGCTATGTCACTCCGGAGGATGTCAAGGCGGTCGGGCCGGACATTCTGCGGCATCGCGTGCTCTGCACATACGAAGCCGAGGCTGAAGAGGTCACGTCGGACGATATCGTGCAGAAAGTGTTCAACGCGGTGGAAGTGCCGTAAGAATCAGCATGATCCCGAAAGAGATACTGAAGAAGATACGGTATATAGAGATTCGCACCCGGCGGCTGGTGAACGATCTCTTCTCCGGCGAATACCATTCCACGTTCAAGGGGCAGGGAATGGAATTCGAGGAGGTGCGCGAGTATCAGCCGGGCGACGATATCCGCTTGATCGATTGGAACGTCACCGCCCGCACCGGCTTCCCGCA is part of the Candidatus Zixiibacteriota bacterium genome and harbors:
- a CDS encoding MoxR family ATPase, which translates into the protein MQTDIKQIQSLVESEASFVEKLTTQISSVIVGQKYLVERLLMGILADGHILIEGVPGLAKTLSVKTLADAIQAKFQRLQFTPDLLPADLIGTLIYNPQKAEFSVRKGPIFANIILADEINRAPAKVQSALLEAMQERQVTIGDATYKLEEPFLVLATQNPIEQEGTYPLPEAQIDRFMFKLKIGYPSPAEEREIMDRNTGAPMAPVQKVVSPADIIRARSVLRQVYVDDKVKEYIVNVTFATREPEKYGLADIKDLIAYGGSPRATIYLNLGAKAHAFVRGRGYVTPEDVKAVGPDILRHRVLCTYEAEAEEVTSDDIVQKVFNAVEVP